Proteins encoded in a region of the Leptospira koniambonensis genome:
- a CDS encoding ParB N-terminal domain-containing protein gives MPDRQLSEVEKNQVRASQTEADGSLRCYISGEIISQADEIEYDHLTAWSKGGPTDLVNVRIVKKIYNRRKKDESLDTVKDNFQLEKLFLQRQNNIKLQDILELKGISSTNIHLVKEENVVKLTDSNTNITAPLFYDKHLGSHYFYSKVPMSWIQNDDQEGLQPRVIDLKRLVNLRDHLKNHPQLSPAIARYLKNSIRLFDGQHKTAAQILNNAKEVDVKVFLSTDDEKGSKNLFDSLMITNLEAHSKLRQVPFYTSTLLERLSTIQKEMWEEFSSAKPSTSHSEENFIKFLNIEKQFEKSKANSILFAALKENVLSSSALEPFVAEASKDANYPITQDLLATAIYPNSIYLHPSSSLFDQPNDFRNSEVENFKVLSKVIVETSHLSDWIPSKKNESLNSAQKRVRRIWHKGAVLTWGPYMKDIIINVFNILTEPEREKLLYRAKITNEQTERLEACFARLFSHSLWDSTDNTIDSLLVSSKKQDELFNKLNLTRAYVLTGNV, from the coding sequence ATGCCAGATAGACAACTTTCAGAAGTAGAAAAAAATCAAGTCAGGGCAAGTCAGACAGAAGCTGATGGCTCTCTTCGATGTTACATTTCAGGTGAAATAATATCTCAAGCTGACGAGATTGAATATGATCATCTTACGGCATGGTCGAAAGGAGGTCCAACAGATTTAGTTAATGTTCGTATAGTAAAGAAAATTTATAACAGGCGTAAAAAAGATGAAAGCCTAGACACAGTAAAAGACAACTTTCAATTAGAAAAATTGTTTTTACAAAGACAAAATAATATCAAATTGCAAGACATATTGGAATTAAAAGGGATTTCCAGTACGAATATACACCTCGTAAAAGAAGAGAATGTAGTCAAATTAACCGACTCAAATACGAATATTACTGCCCCACTATTCTATGATAAACATTTAGGTTCCCATTATTTTTATTCAAAAGTTCCCATGTCCTGGATTCAAAATGATGATCAAGAAGGTTTACAGCCCAGAGTAATCGATTTGAAAAGACTTGTTAATCTACGTGACCACTTAAAAAACCATCCGCAACTATCTCCTGCAATTGCAAGATACCTCAAGAATTCAATAAGATTATTTGATGGTCAGCATAAAACAGCTGCACAAATATTAAATAATGCAAAAGAAGTGGATGTAAAAGTATTTCTTTCAACGGATGACGAAAAAGGCTCTAAAAATCTTTTTGATTCATTAATGATTACGAATCTGGAGGCGCATTCTAAATTAAGACAAGTACCATTCTATACATCAACACTACTAGAAAGACTATCTACTATCCAGAAAGAAATGTGGGAAGAATTTTCTTCCGCTAAACCATCAACTTCACATTCTGAGGAAAATTTTATAAAATTTTTAAATATAGAAAAGCAATTTGAAAAATCTAAGGCAAATAGTATTCTCTTTGCAGCACTAAAAGAAAATGTTTTATCTTCTTCTGCTTTAGAACCTTTTGTAGCTGAAGCATCAAAAGATGCAAATTATCCAATTACACAAGATTTATTGGCAACAGCCATTTACCCAAATTCTATTTATCTTCACCCTTCATCATCTCTTTTTGACCAGCCAAATGATTTTAGAAATAGTGAAGTTGAAAATTTTAAAGTATTATCAAAAGTGATTGTGGAGACTAGTCACCTTTCAGATTGGATTCCATCTAAGAAAAATGAATCCCTGAATAGTGCTCAAAAAAGAGTGCGCAGAATTTGGCATAAAGGAGCTGTATTAACTTGGGGTCCATATATGAAGGACATAATAATAAATGTGTTCAATATTCTAACTGAACCTGAAAGAGAAAAACTTCTATATAGAGCAAAAATAACGAACGAACAGACCGAAAGGTTAGAAGCCTGTTTTGCAAGGCTTTTTTCTCATTCACTTTGGGATTCTACAGACAACACGATTGATAGTCTTCTCGTTTCATCTAAAAAACAAGATGAGCTTTTTAATAAACTAAATTTAACTAGGGCTTATGTATTAACAGGTAATGTATAA